In Roseovarius sp. THAF9, the following proteins share a genomic window:
- a CDS encoding helix-turn-helix domain-containing protein, with protein sequence MDARVEEDEKGRRHVRDACVEPCAIERGMRIIGGKWTGSILWHLKDGPVRFNDLARMVGGASKKMITERLRQLEAQGLVRREVLDTSPVSVHYEITEFGISALGFLDELRKWSEGLPKELSTDGQ encoded by the coding sequence ATGGACGCGAGAGTGGAAGAGGACGAGAAAGGCCGCCGGCATGTCCGCGACGCCTGTGTCGAACCCTGCGCCATCGAACGCGGCATGCGGATCATCGGCGGAAAGTGGACCGGTTCGATCCTGTGGCACCTCAAGGACGGGCCGGTGCGCTTCAACGACCTGGCCCGCATGGTGGGCGGGGCGTCGAAGAAGATGATAACCGAACGGTTGCGGCAACTGGAGGCGCAGGGGCTGGTGCGGCGCGAGGTTCTCGATACCTCGCCGGTCTCGGTGCATTACGAGATCACGGAGTTCGGCATCTCGGCCCTTGGCTTTCTCGATGAGCTCCGCAAATGGAGCGAGGGCCTGCCGAAGGAGCTTTCCACCGATGGCCAGTGA
- a CDS encoding NAD(P)H-dependent oxidoreductase, whose translation MTKILILNGAQPYGFAPGGLNATLAGRAKERLEAQGHDVRLTTVADGYDVEAEVESHRWADAVILQFPVNWMGVPWSFKKYMDEVYTAGMDGRLCAGDGRTAEAPKANYGKGGALTGTRYMISATFHAPSEAFDDPAEPFFEGMSMDDLLRPVHLNAKFFGMTPQPSFGAFDVMKNPQVDADLVRFDAHLDSLFAEVGHVAA comes from the coding sequence ATGACCAAGATCCTCATCCTGAACGGCGCACAGCCCTATGGGTTCGCCCCCGGTGGCCTGAACGCCACGCTGGCCGGGCGCGCGAAGGAACGGCTCGAGGCGCAGGGCCACGACGTGCGCCTGACCACCGTCGCAGACGGCTACGACGTCGAGGCAGAGGTCGAAAGCCACCGCTGGGCCGACGCCGTGATCCTGCAATTCCCGGTAAACTGGATGGGCGTGCCTTGGTCGTTCAAGAAATACATGGACGAGGTTTATACGGCGGGCATGGACGGGCGCCTCTGCGCGGGCGATGGCCGCACCGCCGAGGCACCGAAGGCGAATTACGGCAAGGGCGGCGCTCTGACTGGCACGCGCTACATGATTTCGGCCACGTTCCACGCGCCGAGCGAGGCTTTCGACGACCCCGCCGAGCCATTCTTTGAAGGCATGTCGATGGACGATCTTCTGCGGCCGGTCCACCTCAACGCGAAGTTCTTCGGGATGACGCCCCAGCCCAGCTTCGGCGCGTTCGACGTGATGAAGAACCCGCAGGTCGATGCCGATCTCGTCCGGTTCGACGCCCATCTCGACAGCCTGTTCGCGGAGGTCGGCCATGTCGCGGCCTGA
- a CDS encoding glutathione S-transferase family protein, with the protein MSRPDIILYTANTMNGWKPLIFLHEAEVDYDLVNVDFSRKEQHAPDYVKMNPNGKIPTIYDRAEDRAIFESGAILWHLAEKYGRFLSSDPVERSETLQWLFFQVGHIGPMMGQAMFFQRIAKPNGDEVPYAINRYVTESRRLLEVLDTRLQGRDWLVGDDLSIADMATYPWARSHFWATVNVDGLANLQAWFDRLDARPKTQAALQLPEPRPSAFGEGDVEAATSANAARFKE; encoded by the coding sequence ATGTCGCGGCCTGATATCATTCTCTACACCGCCAATACGATGAACGGCTGGAAGCCGCTGATCTTCCTGCATGAGGCCGAGGTCGACTACGATCTGGTGAACGTCGACTTCTCGAGGAAGGAGCAGCACGCGCCCGACTACGTGAAGATGAACCCCAACGGCAAGATCCCGACGATCTATGACCGGGCCGAGGACCGCGCGATCTTCGAGTCTGGGGCGATCCTGTGGCACCTCGCCGAAAAATACGGACGGTTCCTGTCCTCCGATCCGGTCGAGCGGTCGGAAACCCTGCAATGGCTGTTCTTCCAGGTCGGCCACATCGGGCCGATGATGGGCCAGGCGATGTTTTTCCAGCGCATCGCCAAGCCCAACGGTGACGAGGTGCCCTATGCCATCAACCGCTACGTCACCGAAAGTCGCCGACTGCTCGAGGTGCTCGACACGCGTCTTCAGGGCCGCGACTGGCTGGTGGGCGATGATCTGTCGATTGCCGATATGGCGACATATCCCTGGGCGCGCAGCCATTTCTGGGCCACGGTGAACGTCGATGGGTTGGCGAACCTGCAGGCGTGGTTCGACCGGCTCGACGCACGGCCCAAGACCCAGGCCGCGCTGCAACTGCCCGAACCGCGGCCCTCGGCCTTTGGCGAGGGCGATGTCGAGGCCGCGACATCGGCCAATGCCGCCCGCTTCAAGGAGTAG
- a CDS encoding DsbA family oxidoreductase: MPIRVDIVSDVVCPWCVIGYRQLASAAEARQAPLEPYWHPFELNPGMAEEGENLREHLAAKYGTTAEDSRKARDRLTALGAALGFTFNYADDMRMWNTFRAHQLIDWAGDHGKGHDVKMALFAAFFTERRNVSDMDVLAEVAASVELDRDAARTVLERGDRAAVVREKERFWTSRGITGVPAMVFQRQHLVVGAQGEAAYGQILDQLGAAQTA, translated from the coding sequence ATGCCAATTCGTGTGGATATCGTCTCGGACGTGGTCTGCCCCTGGTGCGTGATCGGGTATCGTCAGCTGGCCAGCGCGGCCGAGGCGCGGCAGGCCCCGCTCGAGCCTTACTGGCACCCGTTCGAGCTTAACCCCGGCATGGCCGAAGAGGGCGAGAACCTGCGCGAGCACCTCGCCGCCAAGTACGGCACGACGGCAGAGGACTCTCGCAAGGCACGGGACCGGCTGACGGCGCTTGGCGCCGCGCTCGGCTTCACGTTCAACTACGCCGATGACATGCGCATGTGGAACACCTTTCGCGCCCACCAGCTGATCGACTGGGCCGGTGATCACGGCAAGGGGCATGACGTCAAGATGGCGCTTTTCGCGGCGTTCTTTACCGAGCGGCGCAACGTGTCGGACATGGATGTGCTGGCCGAGGTGGCCGCCTCCGTCGAGCTCGACCGCGACGCGGCGCGCACCGTGCTGGAACGCGGCGACCGGGCGGCGGTGGTCAGGGAGAAGGAACGCTTCTGGACATCGCGCGGCATCACAGGCGTTCCCGCCATGGTCTTCCAGCGCCAGCACCTTGTGGTCGGCGCGCAGGGCGAGGCGGCCTATGGCCAGATATTGGACCAACTCGGCGCGGCGCAAACGGCATGA
- a CDS encoding quinone oxidoreductase, whose product MSKAQVIHQLGPPSAMQWEDWPVPDPAPGEVRLRHTAVGVNYADTYHRGGISHPWPVPEPPVVIGFEGVGIVEGVGDGVTEFQSGDRVAYGIPPLGSYCEVRNYPADKLLHLPDGLDEREVAALLMKGMTAHYLLHRTYKVQPGDTILVHAAAGGMGLILCQWAKALGATVVGTVSTPEKAEAARAAGCHYPVVRSEQSFVDVVREVTDGEGCAVVYEAIGKDTLQQSLDSLRPMGVCAAYGHVSGPPDPVDIIQDLGRRGSLFITRPAIMHYVAKRSDLEWTAGDLFKAIGDGLLDANINYEYPLKDAVKAHEAIESGKTLGATVLIP is encoded by the coding sequence ATGAGCAAGGCACAAGTGATCCACCAGCTGGGCCCGCCAAGCGCGATGCAATGGGAAGACTGGCCCGTGCCGGACCCGGCCCCCGGAGAGGTTCGCCTGCGGCACACCGCGGTGGGCGTGAATTACGCCGACACCTACCACCGGGGCGGCATCTCGCACCCCTGGCCGGTGCCCGAGCCGCCCGTCGTGATCGGGTTCGAGGGCGTCGGCATCGTAGAAGGCGTGGGCGACGGGGTGACGGAGTTCCAGTCTGGTGATCGTGTCGCCTATGGCATCCCGCCGCTCGGCAGCTATTGCGAGGTTCGCAACTACCCCGCCGACAAGCTTCTGCACCTGCCTGATGGGCTGGACGAGCGCGAGGTCGCAGCCCTTCTGATGAAGGGGATGACGGCCCATTACCTGCTGCACCGCACCTACAAGGTGCAGCCGGGCGACACCATTCTCGTTCATGCGGCCGCCGGGGGCATGGGCCTGATCCTTTGCCAGTGGGCCAAGGCCCTCGGCGCGACGGTGGTCGGTACCGTCTCGACCCCCGAAAAGGCCGAAGCGGCGCGCGCGGCGGGCTGTCATTATCCGGTCGTCCGGTCGGAACAGAGCTTCGTCGACGTGGTGCGAGAGGTGACAGACGGCGAGGGCTGTGCGGTGGTCTACGAGGCGATCGGCAAGGACACGTTGCAGCAATCGCTCGACAGCCTTCGGCCGATGGGCGTCTGCGCGGCCTATGGTCACGTCTCCGGGCCGCCCGACCCGGTCGACATCATCCAGGATCTCGGCCGCCGTGGTTCGCTTTTCATCACGCGGCCGGCGATCATGCACTACGTCGCCAAGAGGTCCGACCTGGAATGGACCGCCGGTGACCTGTTCAAGGCCATCGGCGACGGCCTGCTCGACGCAAATATAAACTACGAATACCCTCTGAAGGACGCGGTCAAAGCCCATGAAGCCATCGAATCCGGCAAGACGCTGGGCGCGACGGTGCTGATCCCGTGA